A part of Streptomyces sp. DSM 40750 genomic DNA contains:
- a CDS encoding ribonuclease J: protein MSHPHPELGPPPPLPEGGLRVTPLGGLGEIGRNMTVFEYGGRLLIVDCGVLFPEEEQPGIDLILPDFSSVRDRLDDIEGIVLTHGHEDHIGAVPYLLREKPDIPLIGSKLTLALIEAKLQEHRIRPYTLEVVEGNRERIGPFDCEFVAVNHSIPDALAVAIRTPAGMVVHTGDFKMDQLPLDNRLTDLHAFARLSEEGIDLLLSDSTNAEVPGFVPPERDISNVLRQVFGSARKRIIVASFASHIHRIQQILDAAHEYGRRVAFVGRSMVRNMGIARDLGYLKVPPGLVVDVKTLDDLPDHEIVLVCTGSQGEPMAALSRMANRDHQIRIVQGDTVILASSLIPGNENAVYRVINGLTRWGANVVHKGNAKVHVSGHASAGELLYFYNICRPKNLMPVHGEWRHLRANAELGALTGVPHDRIVIAEDGVVVDLIEGKAKISGKVQAGYVYVDGLSVGDVGEPALKDRKILGDEGIISVFVVVDSSTGKITGGPHIQARGSGIDDSVFIAVVPRITEVLERSAQDGVVEPHQLQQLIRRTLGKWVSDTYRRRPMILPVVVEV from the coding sequence TTGAGTCATCCGCATCCTGAACTCGGCCCGCCGCCGCCGCTTCCCGAAGGCGGCCTGCGGGTCACCCCACTGGGCGGCCTCGGTGAGATCGGCCGGAACATGACCGTCTTCGAGTACGGCGGCCGTCTGCTGATCGTCGACTGCGGGGTGCTCTTCCCCGAGGAGGAGCAGCCCGGAATCGACCTGATCCTGCCGGACTTCTCGTCTGTCAGGGACCGCCTCGACGACATCGAGGGCATCGTCCTCACGCATGGCCACGAGGACCACATCGGCGCGGTCCCGTACCTGCTGCGCGAGAAGCCCGACATCCCGCTGATCGGCTCCAAGCTGACCCTCGCCCTCATCGAGGCGAAGCTCCAGGAGCACCGCATCCGCCCCTACACCCTTGAGGTCGTCGAGGGGAACCGCGAACGCATCGGCCCCTTCGACTGCGAGTTCGTCGCGGTGAACCACTCCATCCCCGACGCCCTCGCCGTGGCCATCCGTACCCCCGCGGGCATGGTGGTCCACACAGGCGACTTCAAGATGGACCAGCTCCCGCTGGACAACCGCCTGACGGATCTACACGCGTTCGCACGGCTGAGCGAGGAGGGGATCGATCTCCTCCTCTCCGACTCCACGAATGCCGAGGTCCCCGGGTTCGTCCCGCCCGAGCGCGACATCTCCAACGTCCTGCGCCAGGTCTTCGGGAGCGCCCGGAAGCGAATCATCGTGGCCAGCTTCGCCAGCCACATCCATCGCATCCAGCAGATCCTCGACGCGGCTCACGAGTACGGCCGCCGGGTCGCGTTCGTCGGTCGCTCGATGGTCCGGAACATGGGAATCGCCCGTGACCTGGGCTATCTGAAGGTTCCGCCGGGCCTGGTGGTCGACGTCAAGACGCTCGACGACCTGCCGGACCACGAGATCGTCCTCGTGTGCACCGGATCGCAGGGCGAGCCGATGGCGGCCCTGTCCCGCATGGCCAACCGGGACCACCAGATCCGCATCGTCCAGGGCGACACGGTGATCCTGGCCTCGTCCCTGATCCCCGGCAACGAGAACGCGGTCTACCGCGTCATCAACGGCCTGACCCGCTGGGGCGCCAACGTCGTCCACAAGGGCAACGCCAAGGTCCATGTCTCCGGACACGCCTCGGCCGGCGAGCTGCTGTACTTCTACAACATCTGCCGCCCGAAGAACCTGATGCCGGTGCACGGCGAATGGCGCCACCTACGCGCCAATGCCGAGCTGGGCGCCCTGACGGGCGTACCGCACGACCGCATCGTCATCGCCGAGGACGGCGTGGTCGTCGACCTCATCGAGGGCAAGGCCAAGATCTCCGGCAAGGTCCAGGCCGGTTACGTGTACGTCGACGGCCTCTCGGTCGGCGATGTCGGCGAGCCGGCCCTCAAGGACCGGAAGATCCTGGGCGACGAGGGCATCATCTCGGTCTTCGTCGTCGTGGACTCCTCCACCGGCAAGATCACCGGCGGCCCGCACATCCAGGCCCGTGGCTCCGGCATCGACGACTCCGTCTTCATCGCGGTAGTCCCGCGGATCACCGAAGTCCTGGAACGTTCGGCACAGGACGGGGTCGTCGAGCCCCACCAGCTGCAACAGCTCATCCGCCGCACCCTGGGCAAGTGGGTCTCCGACACCTACCGGCGCAGGCCGATGATCCTGCCTGTCGTGGTTGAGGTCTGA